A region from the Curtobacterium sp. MCBA15_012 genome encodes:
- a CDS encoding FAD-binding oxidoreductase, translated as MTGAGPDSWDALAAATTGALLRPGVRGWDAARVLENPRFDDADPRGILRVADTDDVVAGLAFARNTHTPVALRSGGHSYTGWSAGGAAGTEVPRSLVISTAGLDDVRVSGESVTIGPGARLADVYATLDRAGRAIGAGSCPTVGIGGLTLGGGVGVLVRSFGLTSDQLTGATIVTADGTVHEVSATREPDLFWACRGGGGGTAGVVTSLTFRTQPAPPVLLFRITFPWSAAAAVVRAWQDWAPTADRRLWSTLKLLGGARHTGGPSVAVSGVWTGPESGADASVDGFIAATGVTPTQHTADETTYGEAMRRLAGKPVRVSEAATSSIGTAALTAAQIAVLVQQAERAGSVAGMVEGGVSLDALGGAVSDIGRTDTPFPWRSALCTVQYTAVFADGTDPAPFDRYVRGFRSAMRPAWGNAAYANYCDAAITDPSAYFDVNTSRLHRIAELADPDGVFAQPHWV; from the coding sequence GTGACGGGTGCCGGCCCGGACAGCTGGGACGCCCTGGCCGCGGCGACCACCGGGGCGCTGCTCCGGCCCGGCGTCCGCGGCTGGGATGCGGCACGGGTGCTGGAGAACCCACGGTTCGACGACGCGGACCCTCGCGGGATCCTCCGTGTCGCGGACACCGACGACGTCGTCGCCGGGCTCGCCTTCGCGCGGAACACGCACACCCCGGTCGCGCTGCGGTCCGGCGGGCACTCGTACACCGGGTGGTCGGCCGGTGGCGCCGCAGGGACGGAGGTCCCACGCTCGCTCGTCATCAGCACCGCGGGGCTCGACGACGTCCGGGTGTCCGGTGAGTCGGTCACGATCGGCCCCGGCGCGCGACTCGCCGACGTCTACGCCACCCTCGACCGGGCCGGTCGGGCCATCGGGGCGGGGTCCTGTCCGACCGTGGGCATCGGCGGCCTGACCCTCGGCGGCGGTGTCGGCGTGCTGGTCCGCTCGTTCGGTCTGACCTCGGACCAGCTCACCGGGGCCACCATCGTCACGGCGGACGGGACCGTGCACGAGGTCTCCGCGACCCGTGAACCGGACCTGTTCTGGGCGTGCCGCGGTGGCGGTGGAGGCACGGCCGGCGTCGTCACGTCACTGACCTTCCGGACCCAGCCCGCGCCTCCCGTCCTGCTGTTCCGGATCACCTTCCCGTGGTCCGCCGCAGCTGCGGTCGTGCGCGCGTGGCAGGACTGGGCGCCGACGGCGGACCGGCGGTTGTGGTCGACGCTGAAGCTCCTGGGCGGTGCGCGGCACACCGGAGGGCCGTCGGTCGCGGTCTCCGGCGTGTGGACCGGGCCGGAGTCCGGAGCGGACGCCTCCGTCGACGGGTTCATCGCCGCGACCGGTGTGACCCCGACACAGCACACCGCGGACGAGACGACGTACGGCGAGGCGATGCGGCGGCTCGCCGGCAAGCCCGTGCGGGTGTCCGAGGCGGCGACGTCGTCGATCGGCACCGCCGCGCTCACCGCTGCGCAGATCGCGGTCCTGGTGCAGCAGGCCGAGCGAGCCGGATCGGTGGCCGGCATGGTCGAGGGCGGTGTCTCCCTCGACGCCCTCGGCGGCGCGGTGTCCGACATCGGACGGACCGACACCCCGTTCCCGTGGCGGTCCGCGCTGTGCACGGTGCAGTACACGGCGGTCTTCGCCGACGGCACCGACCCGGCACCGTTCGACCGGTACGTGCGGGGGTTCCGGTCGGCGATGCGCCCCGCGTGGGGCAACGCCGCCTACGCGAACTACTGCGACGCGGCGATCACCGACCCGTCCGCGTACTTCGACGTGAACACCTCCCGCCTGCACCGCATCGCCGAACTGGCCGACCCGGACGGGGTGTTCGCGCAACCGCACTGGGTCTGA
- a CDS encoding LacI family DNA-binding transcriptional regulator, whose amino-acid sequence MAAHAGVSKSAVSRVLSGSGRFSDQTRDRVERAVAELGYVANAMARGLVSGRTHTIGMLVRDASSMVYAALHAVMERRASELGYRMVTTTGVGRVEDEKAALAALVSMRVDGLVVCSGLMPATEIAEFAPRLATVVAGRPELHPALSSVYCDEVGGGSDIADVVVDAGHRTVVVLTVPVGDALTQHARTAAMLDRVAARGRTAIAVGAGFARTPDEIAGDVVHAVRGSGATVVMCPTDRLLLDLCDALARRGISVPEDLSVTGFDGVFPLSADWIGLTTLRQPVEQIGQQAIELVVGHIDDPDRPVEHRSLRGTVLPGRTLRRRG is encoded by the coding sequence GTGGCGGCACACGCCGGCGTCTCGAAGTCCGCGGTCTCCCGCGTGCTCTCCGGTTCCGGCCGGTTCTCCGACCAGACCCGCGACCGCGTCGAGCGCGCGGTCGCGGAGCTCGGGTACGTGGCGAACGCGATGGCCCGCGGCCTCGTCAGCGGTCGGACGCACACGATCGGCATGCTCGTCCGCGATGCGTCGTCGATGGTCTACGCCGCCCTGCACGCCGTGATGGAGCGTCGCGCGTCCGAGCTCGGCTACCGGATGGTGACGACGACCGGCGTCGGCAGGGTCGAGGACGAGAAGGCAGCGCTCGCCGCCCTCGTCTCGATGCGCGTCGACGGGCTGGTCGTCTGCAGCGGTCTGATGCCCGCGACGGAGATCGCCGAGTTCGCGCCCCGCCTCGCGACCGTCGTGGCGGGCCGTCCGGAACTCCACCCGGCGTTGTCGAGCGTGTACTGCGACGAGGTCGGAGGCGGCTCGGACATCGCCGACGTCGTGGTCGATGCCGGGCACCGGACCGTCGTCGTGCTGACCGTGCCCGTCGGGGACGCACTGACCCAGCACGCCAGGACCGCGGCGATGCTCGATCGGGTCGCCGCACGCGGCCGCACGGCGATCGCCGTCGGCGCAGGCTTCGCCCGGACGCCGGACGAGATCGCGGGGGACGTCGTCCACGCGGTGCGCGGATCCGGCGCGACCGTCGTGATGTGCCCCACCGACCGGCTCCTGCTCGACCTCTGCGACGCCCTCGCCCGACGGGGGATCAGCGTGCCGGAGGACCTCTCGGTGACCGGGTTCGACGGGGTGTTCCCGCTCTCGGCGGACTGGATCGGTCTCACGACGCTGCGACAGCCCGTGGAGCAGATCGGGCAGCAGGCCATCGAACTCGTCGTCGGGCACATCGACGACCCGGACCGGCCGGTCGAGCACCGCTCCCTCCGCGGCACCGTCCTGCCCGGTCGCACGCTCCGCCGCCGCGGCTGA
- a CDS encoding extracellular solute-binding protein, with product MKTRALVGIAIAATAAVVLSGCVQSANASSDDASTGTTNLTVFISGDTNVQALWDGSLIPAFEKAHPDVHLSTSIDLHGQHDAQTQANLTTAVKAGRTVAYDLVDAGWVATVGKAGLLATVDASAIPNLGNVPGATKRQGGDAAIPYRASSVLLAYDTKKVADPPKTLDALLAWIEQHPGEFAYNSPASGGSGGAFVMTVLAKYLSRSEQATMQTSYDKSLESKWDEGFRTLKDLGPSMYQKGVYPNGNDQVLQLLGSGQIAMAPVWSDQFITAQKAGTIGKDVAFTQISDPSFTGSASFLGIPKTEPEAKKQAAEELADFVLSSTGQQLVASAVSGYPVVPLDSLPKSVAQQFADADPSTLRLGFQSQFAADVNAAWDAKVPQ from the coding sequence GTGAAGACCAGAGCACTCGTCGGCATCGCGATCGCGGCAACCGCCGCCGTCGTCCTGTCCGGCTGCGTCCAGAGCGCGAACGCCTCGAGCGACGACGCGAGCACGGGCACCACGAACCTCACCGTGTTCATCAGCGGCGACACCAACGTCCAGGCCCTCTGGGACGGCTCGCTCATCCCCGCGTTCGAGAAGGCCCACCCGGACGTCCATCTCTCGACGAGCATCGACCTGCACGGGCAGCACGACGCCCAGACCCAGGCGAACCTGACGACCGCGGTCAAGGCGGGCAGGACCGTGGCGTACGACCTGGTGGACGCCGGCTGGGTCGCCACCGTCGGCAAGGCCGGGCTCCTCGCCACGGTCGACGCCAGCGCGATCCCGAACCTGGGGAACGTCCCCGGGGCGACGAAGCGCCAGGGCGGCGACGCCGCGATCCCGTACCGGGCATCGAGCGTCCTGCTCGCCTACGACACGAAGAAGGTCGCCGACCCGCCGAAGACCCTGGACGCCCTGCTCGCCTGGATCGAGCAGCACCCGGGGGAGTTCGCGTACAACTCGCCGGCGTCGGGCGGTTCGGGCGGTGCGTTCGTCATGACGGTGCTGGCGAAGTACCTGTCGAGGTCGGAGCAGGCGACGATGCAGACCTCGTACGACAAGTCGCTCGAGTCGAAGTGGGACGAGGGCTTCCGGACACTGAAGGACCTCGGCCCGTCGATGTACCAGAAGGGCGTGTACCCGAACGGCAACGACCAGGTCCTGCAGCTCCTCGGCTCGGGACAGATCGCCATGGCACCGGTGTGGAGCGACCAGTTCATCACCGCGCAGAAGGCCGGCACGATCGGCAAGGACGTCGCCTTCACCCAGATCTCCGACCCGTCGTTCACGGGGAGCGCGAGCTTCCTCGGCATCCCGAAGACCGAGCCGGAGGCGAAGAAGCAGGCCGCGGAGGAACTCGCCGACTTCGTCCTGTCGTCGACGGGGCAGCAGCTCGTCGCGAGCGCCGTCTCCGGGTACCCGGTGGTCCCGCTCGACTCGCTGCCGAAGTCGGTCGCCCAGCAGTTCGCGGACGCTGACCCGTCGACGTTGCGCCTCGGGTTCCAGAGCCAGTTCGCCGCCGACGTGAAC